The sequence GTTGATTTAAATAACGTCATATTTACGAGTAATACCCCAAATAAAGCAAAACCTCTTATAATATCTACTACTTCAACTCTTTTTTTCGGTTCTGTTGGAAAAACGTACTTGGTCATCTAACCCCTCACTTTTACCAAATTTTTTATGGATGTTCTACACTATTATAATATATCAAACTAACCATATTAATTTCAAAATTTTATATTAAAAAATAAACACACTTCAACAAGAAGTGTGTTTAATATTTCTATTATAATGAAAACCGTTCTTTTACAGCTAGAGCATGACAACTTCTTACTACAAATGCAGTTGCGATTACTTTTGCAATATCACCAATTAAAAACGGAACAACTCCTTCAAGTATAGCTAAACTGATAGGAATTTGAGTAATTAAAGCCATCTGTATCACACCGGGTATATAGATAACTATCATTCCACCTAGTGTTAAAGTTGAGATTAGTAGTGTCCAATAATGAAATCCAATTTTATTTTCAACTCGTTCAACTAAAATTCCAATAATATAGGCTGCAAAAGGATATGACAACAGATACCCTCCAGTAGGGCCTACAAGAGTAGTAATTCCTCCAAAGCCTCCTGCAAACACCGGAAAACCTGCTATCCCTATTAATAGATATACTATCTGACTAATAAACCCTTTCTTTGCACCTAATAATGCACCTGCAAGCATAACTCCCATAGTTTGTCCAGTTATTGGGACAGGGCTGATGGGAATAGGTAAATAAACATAGGCGAGAATTGCAGTTAAAGCAGCAAATAAAGCTATTAGAGCTAATTCTTTAATACTCATTTTACTCATATTAATGCTCCTTTCAGGTTTTAATAACTTCCATATTTTACAGATTACTATATAGCAAAATTGTTGTCAACCTTCATTCTTGTTATGGTTGACATGTTTTAAATTATTTAATCATGACTTTACCTCGAACGTTTGTTCTAGTATAATCATTTTAGAGGTGGTCAACAAATGAGTTCTCGAACAATCTTTCATATCGATGTTAATTCTGCCTATTTGTCATGGGAAGCAACTTCAAGGCTACAAAAAGGAGAACAGTTAGATATTAGAACTGTGCCATCGGTTATTGGTGGTGATAGTGATAAGCGCCAAGGTATTGTACTAGCAAAATCTATTCCTGCTAAACACATATACAATATTCAAACTGGTGAAACTCTAAACAGTGCCTGTAAAAAGTGTCCTAATCTATTAATTGTTCCTCCGAACTATTCATTATATCTTCAATGTAGTAACGCTATGGTTGAACTTTTGACAAATTACTCTCCGATAATCGAGCGTTATTCTGTCGATGAAGTTTTCTTAGATTTTACTAATATGGAAAACCACCATGGACATTATCTAGAAGCTGCACAACAAATGAAAGAATCCATTAAAAATGAATTAGGGTTCACTGTAAATATCGGGATCGGATCTAACAAACTTTTAGCTAAAATGGCCTCTGAATTTAAAAAACCTGACCAGATACATACATTATTTCCAGGCGATCTTTCTAGGAAATTATGGCCTTTGCCTGTTAATAATCTTTTTATGGTAGGTAAAGCAACAGAAAAGAAATTACGTGATCGAGGTATTTCAACTATTGGTGAACTAGCTAACACCTCGCGTGAAAAATTAAAACTATGGTTAAAAAGTCATGGTTTATTAATATGGAATTATGCAAATGGAATCGAGCAATCCCCTGTACGATCCGAAGGAATTCCCATTAAAGGTCTAGGTAACTCAACAACTACACCAAGAAATATTACTGAAAGGGAAACAGCAGAACTTTTATTATTATCTCTAACTGAGAAAGTAGCAACTAGACTTCGTAAAATTAATCAATCTACAAAACTAATTTCTATATCTATAAAAAATGATCAGTTTAATATGTATTCTAAACAAAAAAAGTTATCTATCTCAATAAATTCAACCCTAGATATATTTAAAGTAGCTAAACAAATTTTTGAAGAGTTATGGCAAGGAGAACCAATTAGACACATGGGAGTTTCTTTATCATCTCTATCAAATAATGATTTTTATCAGTATTCTTTATTTGATTATCACTCTAGTTCTCATAATCTTGATAAGGTTATAGATCAAATCAGAGATAAACATGGTGAAACTTCAATAATCCGCTCTTCTTTTTTATATTCATCAATACCTCCTTTTTCAGGTGGAGTTGATACTGTTGAGGATTATCCTATGATGTCAAGCTTATTGTAGAGGAGAGTATAATATGAAAATTATCATGAAACCGATAGAAATGATTGCATGGTTTACAGATAACGACATACCAAAACCTTTAAGGTATCGCATTTCTACTAAAGAGGGAAGTAAACAAGTTATTCGTATAGAAAAAATTATATCTGTAGAAGAAGAAAAACTTGCTGGTAATAAAATGTTTGTTTATACATGTCAAAGCACTATTAGAAATCAGACTAGAGTTTTTGAACTAAAATATGAATTGTCCACATGTAAATGGTACTTGTCGAAAATGTAATAATCTGTTATTATAAGAATTGAACAAAAAATAATGAAAAGCCAATAGGGGTGCCGAAAATCGGCTGAGAAGGACTCAAGGTCCTACCCTTGAACCTGACCTGGGTAATACCGGCGTAGGGAATTGGCTTTTAGTATACAGGCCACGTATAACCTATATCTTATGGCCATTAGTACGCTAAAAGCGCAATTCGCTACGAATTGCGCTTTTTGTATTATATATTAATTTTTATTAGGAGGTATTTACATGACTAACACATCAACAAATGTAAGAATGATAGCTGAGCTTGGGGTAGCTCTAGCTCTCGCACTAATTTTGAACATGTTCAAATTATTCCAAATGCCCTATGGCGGATCAGTTAGTTTAGAAATGTTACCAATCGTTATTATGGCATTCAGATGGGGCATAAAGTCAGGTATACTAGCAGGAGCTGGCTATGGGCTCTTACGTTTGGCTACCGGTGCAACTGCTATTCATTGGGTTCAATATCTTCTCGATTATCCAGTGGCATTTGCAAGTTTAGGATTAGCAGGTATATTTGCATCTTGGGTTAATAAAAGTGATAATAAAGTTCCGCCAATAGTCTATGGAATACTTGTTGGAACTTTAGCACGTTTCGTTGCTCATTTTACTTCCGGATTGGTGTTTTTTGGGGAATATGCTCCGGAAGGCCAAAGTGAATTTATGTATTCTTTAATCTATAATACAACTTTTCTAGCTCCAGAGGGATTAATCACAATGATAGCTGTTAGTTTACTCGCACTTAACAAAAGTTCTAGTGAGTTTTTTACGACTTCAACTTATAGCTAATAGTGACACCATCTCCCACAGGAAGAATAGTACTATAAAGTCGATTATCATCAAATACTAGTTTATTGTATTCATCCATTGAGGCTCCCAAATTTCTGGGAGCCCCCTTTATTTTAAATAAAGTATCATCAGCTATTATTAACCCTCCGGGTTTAGTTAGCTCAATTGTTTTATCTAGTAATTTCGGATATAGAGATTTTTGCGAATCTTGAAAAATAATATCATACGGACCTTGTAAATCATAAATTACTTGGGATACATCACCTAATAAGAGTTCAACATAGTTTTCTAATTTTGCCCTTTCTATATTCTTTTTCGCATCTTGATATAATTTAGAGCCCCTTTCAATAGATAGTACTTTTCCATTAGTACTTTTAACTGCTTCACCTAACCAAATAGTTGAATAACCAAGACAAGTTCCTAATTCCAAAACATTTTTTGCATCCATTAGCCTAGCTAATAAACCTAAAAGTTTCCCTATTTCTAATTCAATACTAGGCTGAGTATCATCTCTTTGTTTCTCCTCTGTTTCTATTAATTTTAAATTTTCATTATCTAGAGTAATAAATCCACTAATATATTTCAGTATATTTTCGTCCATTATTATTCCTCCTAACTATTTCCTCATAACACCTTTATTTTGAATAATTTCTACTTCTTTGTCAAATATGAATATATAATAAAAAATTTCAAACTAGATCATAATAGAGATAAAATTGTGAGTGATTCAGGAATGAAATTTACTGAAAGTAATAAGGATCCTCAGAAACCCCATGATAGTAACTTTAATTTACAGACCGCTGGTTTGGATACTAATCTGCCCAGTCATTAAAATAAGCATTCAATGCAAACAAGGCAACAACCAAGAACAAAAA comes from Natranaerobius trueperi and encodes:
- the thiT gene encoding energy-coupled thiamine transporter ThiT, which gives rise to MTNTSTNVRMIAELGVALALALILNMFKLFQMPYGGSVSLEMLPIVIMAFRWGIKSGILAGAGYGLLRLATGATAIHWVQYLLDYPVAFASLGLAGIFASWVNKSDNKVPPIVYGILVGTLARFVAHFTSGLVFFGEYAPEGQSEFMYSLIYNTTFLAPEGLITMIAVSLLALNKSSSEFFTTSTYS
- a CDS encoding O-methyltransferase yields the protein MDENILKYISGFITLDNENLKLIETEEKQRDDTQPSIELEIGKLLGLLARLMDAKNVLELGTCLGYSTIWLGEAVKSTNGKVLSIERGSKLYQDAKKNIERAKLENYVELLLGDVSQVIYDLQGPYDIIFQDSQKSLYPKLLDKTIELTKPGGLIIADDTLFKIKGAPRNLGASMDEYNKLVFDDNRLYSTILPVGDGVTISYKLKS
- a CDS encoding biotin transporter BioY; this translates as MSKMSIKELALIALFAALTAILAYVYLPIPISPVPITGQTMGVMLAGALLGAKKGFISQIVYLLIGIAGFPVFAGGFGGITTLVGPTGGYLLSYPFAAYIIGILVERVENKIGFHYWTLLISTLTLGGMIVIYIPGVIQMALITQIPISLAILEGVVPFLIGDIAKVIATAFVVRSCHALAVKERFSL
- a CDS encoding DNA polymerase IV, with translation MSSRTIFHIDVNSAYLSWEATSRLQKGEQLDIRTVPSVIGGDSDKRQGIVLAKSIPAKHIYNIQTGETLNSACKKCPNLLIVPPNYSLYLQCSNAMVELLTNYSPIIERYSVDEVFLDFTNMENHHGHYLEAAQQMKESIKNELGFTVNIGIGSNKLLAKMASEFKKPDQIHTLFPGDLSRKLWPLPVNNLFMVGKATEKKLRDRGISTIGELANTSREKLKLWLKSHGLLIWNYANGIEQSPVRSEGIPIKGLGNSTTTPRNITERETAELLLLSLTEKVATRLRKINQSTKLISISIKNDQFNMYSKQKKLSISINSTLDIFKVAKQIFEELWQGEPIRHMGVSLSSLSNNDFYQYSLFDYHSSSHNLDKVIDQIRDKHGETSIIRSSFLYSSIPPFSGGVDTVEDYPMMSSLL